The following nucleotide sequence is from Mucilaginibacter sp. cycad4.
GGGCTGCAGCAGCAAATAAATTGAGTTTAGGTAGCGGAGTGCTTGCCAATTTTTTAAATATATCTTTCACAATTTTACTTGTCACTATCAGCTGGATCTTTTTCAGAGCTGTGTCGTTACAGCAGGCCTGGGGTTTGCTAAAAGGAGTTTTTATTTATAAACCGGGTTTCTTTATCGGAGAACCTTCTTATTTTCTGTATGATTTGATGGCTATAGCTGCATTGTTTTTTTACGAATTAAAACAAGAGTACGGCCTTCATTCATTGCGGTTTCTGCATAGCGAAAACTGGGGGATCCGTATGGCCTCCTATTTAGGGTTGGTTTTCATAATCCTGCTGTTTGGAGTTTTTGATGGCGGACAATTCATTTATTTTCAGTTTTAAATTATGAAGCAGTTGAAAGAAAATAGCAATAAATTCTTTACCAGGTTGTTATTGATGATCGTGGCTTTTGTAGCTGTTGATCAGGTAGCAGGTGCTTGTCTTTATTATTTTTTTACACACCAGGCTTCGGGCGAATACGCCGTAGCTAATCATGTGGTATATAATTTAAATGAATATGTGTTGGTTTTGGGTAGTTCAAGGGCCTCGCACCACTATAACTCCTCACTTATAAAAGATGGTTTGAACCTAAGTTGTTTCAATGGCGGCAGGGATGGCGAAGGGCTTTTATACAGTACAGCAATATTTGAACTGGCATTGCAGCGGCATGTTCCTAAGGTTGTTGTTTTAGATGTGACCAGCGATGTGTTAAGTGAAAAGGAGGATGAAAAAAACAGGCTTTCTATTTTACTGCCCTATTTAAAACAATCGGACGTTATTGGGAATATGATTGAAAAGAAAGGCCGGTTAGAATTATTAAAAAGCCATCTTCAAACTTACCGCTATAATGGCCAGGTGGTTTCCATATTTCAGCATTACTTTTTATCATCAGGTAATACTGTTATGGGTTTTAACCCTTTGGATAATAAGATGGATGCCAGCAGGGTTTCAATTCATACATCGCTTAAACCCTATTCAGACAGTATATCTGCCGATAATGTAGATGCACTGAATTTGTTTATAAATGAATGTAAGCGGCAAAAAATCCAGCTGTTTGTTTTTGTATCGCCAAGGTATAACGATGATACCCAACAGAACTCTTATTTAAAATTGAAGCGTATTTGTAATAGTAACAAGGTTATTTTTCATGATTTTACCAACGATGTATATTTTAAAAACCCGGAATACTATTCGGACAGGGCGCATTTGAATGGCAGGGGAGCTGATCTGTATACTGATACTATTGTGGCCTTCATGAAGAAAAGGCTAAGCCCGGAGGCTAACGTTCAATACCTCAGCAGCGAAGAACCGGTATCTCAAAATTAATATTCCAACTGCAGTGCGCAGCAATAAAAAGTAAAAGGCCGCTTTTATGATAATTCATAAAGCGGCCTTTTACTTAGAATGGGGGATGAATAATTTAATTAATTAACTGTTTTAACACCAGCACCTGCTGTTACTACTGCAGGAACGTTTGCAGCAGGGGTAAGCAGAGAAGCGTAAGAGTATGAGGGTACCCACGTTGATAAAGATGAGGTAATGTCGTTTTTACCGCAATTAGAATAAACGTTAGTTGTTGTACCGCTGAAGTAACCTACAGGGTCGCCGTCTAAGTTAGTAGTAAGGGGTTTTTTACAGCCTGAGAAATACTCATTATCTGTTCTTACCATGCCACCGTACCTTGCGCCGATAGAATAACCATCATTGTTTAAGTGGTAGTTGTTGTACATGTGGATGCTACCGAATACCAACGTTGGTTCCCTTTCAGATACATTGTACCAGTAGTTGTGGTGTACTGTAACGTGTAGTTTGCCTGTGTTGGCTGCAACAGCATCGCTTGTTACCGAACCAATAAGCAATGACAGGTAGGTGTCATGGAATTTGTTCCATGAAATGGTTACGTAGTCAGAACCTTCGGCGATGCCGATGTCTTTACCCCAGTAATCCCAGCCATGGCTGCGGTCTGTAGCAAAATCGCAATGATCAATCCAAACGTGGTGTGATTGGAATTTAACATAGATACCACATTCAGTTACATAGTTTCTAAACGTAACGTTTTGGATGATGATGTTGCTAACTGTGAAAAGGTAAAGGTTCAAGCTTTGGATAACGGCGCCGGTTTTACCGATGATGGTGGTATTTGAACCAACATACACTGGAGTTAAGCCTGATCCGCTAATTGTTCCGGAAACATACACAATCTTAGGCGAATTGCCTGCCACTGCAGATTTGAACGCGGCCAGTGTGCTAACGGTTACTGTGGTACCGCCCTTACCGCCGGTTGTAGTGCCGTTAACAGCAGCATAGCCGGTTAATACTGTACTTAATACAGAGCCGGTTGCTGGTGATGTTACGGGGGCACTCGTAGCAGGAGCTGTTGCGCCGCTGGTTGCAGTACCGGTAAGGGTATAAGTGTACTTTCTTCCGTTTGTCAGAGGGTTGCTGTTGTCGGAAGTTGAGAAGTACAATCCTGTTCCCCAGTGACTGAAGCGACCTTTACCAAGGTCCCTGATGTCAGTGTGGACAGAGTGGGCCGGACCTAATGCAACACCGTTTTCATAAACTTTAAGTGTTGATGAGGTTGGCGCCTCATTTGAATCTCCGCTTACGGAAATAGGGCTAACTTTGTAAGCGTAGCCTTCATCATGGCGGATCGAAGAAACGTCCATCGTGTAAACGGTGGACGTTGTGGCGGTTGTTGCCAAGCTTGCGCTGGCGTTTAAATCATTAATTGGAACGGTTACTGGTTGGTCTGCATTTTTGGAGCAACTTCCGATGAGGATAATTGCGCTCAGTGCCAAACTGCCAAAAGTCATTTTTTTTAAGGATTTTGTTTTTTGCATGTTATAATTTTTAATTAAGGCAACGAAACGCGACCTTATATTAAAAATTACCGTTAATTTTTCCCTAAAGATATAGACTAAAGTCTTAGATAGTTCAAAAGTGTCGATTCTGTTGTTTAAACGTATAAAATTGTGTGTATTTATAACACGTATAGTTGTAAAGGATTTCACACTTCATGACATTTAGATGACAATTTTAGCTCAAAAGAAAAAACAATTTTCGTCATTTATTGTCTCTTGATGCTTTGAATTTGACTTTTATCCAGGATTTTTAACTTGCAATTAAAGCTTTAAATTGTGAAGGCAGCTTTACAAAAAGCAGGTGCTTAGTCTGATCACTAATACATTTTTTAACGTGCTTATTGAATTTTAACTTCTCCTTCAAACGACTTCACAAATAATTTTGGTGAAAATGATGACATAAATTCTTCTGCTTTGAGTACCATATCCATTGAACCGATAAATATGGAAGAGCGCTGGTGCAGCTCCTTTACTTCAATTTCCATAATCCTTTTGTATCCGTCTGATGCTTTGCCGCCTGCTTGTTCAATAATATAAGCCATAGGGTTACATTCATAAATGAGCCGGAGTTTTCCTTTTTTTGCGCCAGTAGTAGGTGGATAGATAAAGATCCCGCCTTTTATTAAAGTCCGGTGTATATCTGCAACCATCGATCCCGTGTACCTGGAAGTATATGGCCGTTGAGTATCCGGATCCTCTACCTGGCAATATTTTATGTATTTTTTTACCCCATCCGGAAAATGAATGTAATTACCCTCATTTATGGAGTAAAT
It contains:
- a CDS encoding pectate lyase — encoded protein: MQKTKSLKKMTFGSLALSAIILIGSCSKNADQPVTVPINDLNASASLATTATTSTVYTMDVSSIRHDEGYAYKVSPISVSGDSNEAPTSSTLKVYENGVALGPAHSVHTDIRDLGKGRFSHWGTGLYFSTSDNSNPLTNGRKYTYTLTGTATSGATAPATSAPVTSPATGSVLSTVLTGYAAVNGTTTGGKGGTTVTVSTLAAFKSAVAGNSPKIVYVSGTISGSGLTPVYVGSNTTIIGKTGAVIQSLNLYLFTVSNIIIQNVTFRNYVTECGIYVKFQSHHVWIDHCDFATDRSHGWDYWGKDIGIAEGSDYVTISWNKFHDTYLSLLIGSVTSDAVAANTGKLHVTVHHNYWYNVSEREPTLVFGSIHMYNNYHLNNDGYSIGARYGGMVRTDNEYFSGCKKPLTTNLDGDPVGYFSGTTTNVYSNCGKNDITSSLSTWVPSYSYASLLTPAANVPAVVTAGAGVKTVN